AGTCTTCTTCCCTGGAATATTGATTCACTGAGGGTGTCTTTTATTTTCTGAGCCTGTTCGGGTGTCCCCATTTCAATAAATCCGTATCCTTTGCCCTGCATTACTTTGACATTGATGAGATTGCCATAGGGGGCAAATAAAGTTCGTAACTGGTCTTCAGTGACCGAGTAATGCAGATTTCCGATGAATAATTTATTCTTGTTCATGATATCATAATGCTTTTTTTTGGGTTATGATTAATAATAATTAGAAATTTTGAGATTCAAAGACCTAATGTCCTGTAATTACATGATCTGTAATACCGGGTAACTACGTATGCATCTACTGCTGATGATATGAGGTTACCCTCTTCTCCTGTTTTATTATCACGGAGTATCCGCCTGTAAAAACCGCGATTTTGTGGTCTATTAATACTCTTTTAGTCCTGATATGGCAAATCCTTTGGTTTTATGCAAAGGCTTTACACGTCATGGATGAAAAATTGTAATTATTAATGGTCTGACCTGGTTCATACTCTGGTCTCTTACCATCGTGGTTGGTAATAATATCTAGCCCTGACCAGATGAGAATAGGAATTATCCGGTTTTCAAAATGTGTGATCAATCATGGATCTCCTCCCGATTATTGAGAGTATTCTCACCCTTTTTATACTGATAGCAATAGGGTATATCGCATACCGCACGGGGGTAATCACCCGCTCTGGTGTGACTGGTCTGTCATCACTTCTAGTAAACATCACTCTCCCCTGCCTGATTATTGAGAGTATGCAGGTTCCTGTAACTCCGGATCGTATTCATGAGATCGTGATCATTTTCACGATAGAACTTGTTGTGTATGGAATATCATTTATTGCGGCATTTTTGGTTCCTTACTTTCTTTCAGGCTCACAATTTGAGACCGGTGTATTTAGATTCATGCTTATCTTCTCTAACCTTGGGTTCATGGGTTACCCTGTCTGTCAGGCTCTCTTCGGGCATGAGTCTCTCTTTTACGTGACCCTCATCAATATTCCGTTTGGACTGCTTGTTTTCACAGTAGGTGTCTTCCTTCTTCGTCCTGATCTTGCAAGGAATCCTGACCTCAAGCGTATCCTCTCTCCTGGTCTGGTGTCATCTTTGCTTGGACTTCTGCTCTTTTTTGCAGGTTTTACGATCCCGTCGCCTCTTTCAGACTCGATCTCAATGCTCGGGTCAGTGACCACACCGCTCGCGATGATTGTAATTGGTGCTCTTCTGGCTCCATTGCCATTCTGCTCTATGTTTGGTGACTTTAGAATCTGGGTGGTATCTGCCTTCAGACTTGGTATCATACCTTTGGTCGTTCTTTTTCTGCTTCGCCCGTTTGTTTCAGATCCCCTTCTTCTGAGTGTTCCTGTTCTTCTGGCTGCCATGCCCATTGCTGCCAATACAGTACTTCTTGCTGAAGAGTATGGAGTGAATGCAGAGATCGCATCAAAGGGGGTATTTTTTTCAACAATCCTTTCTCTTGTAACCATTCCGGGTGTTGCCTTGTTTCTAGGTGCCGGGTAAACTTTCTGATTGGATTATCTACCTGGGTAAAATTTTCTTGATCTAATTGCAATTCAGAATACTATTCTTGAGATTTAATTTCAAACATGAGGATATTTTCACGTATTATCTTGAATTAATAATGCTACGGACATCCGTAATATATTAATAACTACGGGTAGCCGTAATAAGTACGCAATGGATCCAACCTCACACCTCAGGCTCTCGCTGGGGTTTGTTGCCACCGTGATGAATATGCTCTTTGGAACAGACAGGGGACGTAAAAACCTCCTGAGTCCTGGAGCTATTGAGATATTGTACACATCGTATTTTTCTCCGGTGTGCATGGGTGATATTGCCGGAATGCTAGGGGTTACACCCAGCTCAGCAACAGATCTTGTAAATTATCTCGAACGGGAGGGATTTGTCCGAAGGGTCCAGGATCCTGACAACCGGAGAGTTATCAGAGTTGTTCCTGCGAAGAAGGGAGAACTCTGGCTTCTTGAGACTGAAGAAAAGATCTATGGGTTTCTTGAATCCCGTCTTTCCAGGTTACCTCCACAGGAGAGATACCTGTTTGCCAGCCTCTGCAGTCAGTTTACCGGTGTTGAGGATGAGATGACATTTATCTCTGAGATCAGTGCCTTCAAAAAGGATCGGGAGTCAGTAAAAATTCCTCTTATCACATACAAAGACGGGAACCTGTTGCGGCTAGAAGAGGTTGTTGACAAACGGTACGAGACAGATCCATTCCCATATTCTTCAAAGGAATCATCAGTTATGTTTGAGAAACGAGTACCAGAAACAGTAGAAGGAATTCAGGATGAAATCACCGCTGCAGCATATGATATCATGCAACGTGGTCTGCGTGATGCGGGCCTTCTCCCGGTAGATGACCTCATCAAAGAGACCCAACCCGGAGATAACGGTCTTGAAATCGGGCCCGGACCTGGGTATTATGGGCTTGAATGGGTCAAAAAGACTGACGGGACAACTCTTACCGGGCTTGAGATAAGTCCCGCGATGATACGGCTCGCTACAAATAATGCAATCTCTTATAATCTGAATGATCGGGTGAGGTATCAGGAAGGCAACGCTCTTATGATGCCATTTGAGGATAACCTATTCTCTCTGGCATTCTCAAATGGATCGCTCCATGAATGGGAGGATGCAGGATCTGTTTTCTTGGAAATACACCGGATGCTCCAACCAGGAGGGAGGGTAATGGTGACCGATCTAAAACGCGATCTCTCTCCTGAGATTTTCAGTTTCATGCAGGGCAGTTGCAGTTCTGAAGAGATTAAGAAGGGTTTTGAAACATCAGTCCGGGCAGCGTATCGAAAGGAAGAACTTGAAGAGATTCTCTTTAAAATTCCATTCAGCTCATCACAGGTGATTGCCCATCCCTATGGCCTTGTTGTCCTTGCCAGGAAGTGATTTATTCTGCAATCATCACGGTTTGAAATAGCCGAATATAATGATTAAATCTTGTGTCCAATTGGTCAAATACTGCGTTCTGGTTAGCAATCGTTCTGGATTATTCCAGAACACTTTTTCATTTATTCGGTAATATAAGGCGTAGAATCAGACTCACAGTAAATATTCGATCACATTGTGCAGGTCACAAACCTATATGGGGCTTACATTATTAGAATCGGGGCTGGTTTGTGGCGGGGTTATTTCTTAGCCTCATCGCGTTCCAAGGCTGCTTTGGCAAAGGTAGATCTGATATCCTGAATATTACCTAGTATCTCACTGACATCAGTCTTTTTTCCTCTGATTGATGGGTCTGAATATTCTATGGATCCTTCGGATGAGAAGTCATCTTCAGAGACCATCACTCCGAATGTTCTCCCTATTTCAGGTTCAATCACCTCATCAAGTGGGTTTTCGAGTCGCTCTTTCACATCTATTCTGAGTTTTTCAAGAAGGTCCTCCATGGAACTTTCAGTCAATCCGATGACAATTATCTCTCGAGGATCCTCAATATTGATCAGGGAGAACATCCGGTTTTCAGATGCAAATCCTGTTGTATGAAACCATCTCTTTCTGAAATCTTCATAGGTTTTTCCTTCCCGCAATCTACGGGTGACAATTGCTCCCATGGTCACCATAAATCATAGTCCATTTAGATCTCATATAAAATTTCTTAGTACAAGAGAACCATTCTCCATGCTACCAAGCAAAAGAAGATTTATGTGCCATCTGTCTTTAGCAGGATAGTTCTTATATCACTGCGTTGATCTCCGTACAGGCGAGTTCATGGTAAGCGATGTCTTTCTTGCACGAATGCGGATTAAGAGTCCGGATGAAAATAATCTCACCAAGATAACCAAACTTCTAAAAGCGGCCGGCCTTTCTGATCGAATTGAAGAGGGTGATCTTACTGCGGTAAAACTTCACTTTGGTGAGCTTGGAAATGATACCTATATCAAACCGGTTTTTGTGAGACAGGTTGTTGATGAGATAAAAGGGCTGAAAGGCAAACCCTTCCTGACTGATACAAATACCATGTATATCGGGGCCCGTCATAATGCTGTTGACCATCTGCAGGTTGCAATTAGGCACGGATTCTGTTATGCAGTCGTGGATTCTCCTGTAACAATCGCTGATGGTCTGACCGGTAATAATACCCGCATGGTCGCAGTGAAGGGTAAGCACTTTGAATCAGTGAAGATTGCCGGTGACATCGCTGATGCAGATGCGATGATCGTTCTCTCTCATGTCAAAGGTCATGCCCTCTCCGGGTTTGGAGGTGCTATCAAGAACCTCGC
This Methanospirillum lacunae DNA region includes the following protein-coding sequences:
- a CDS encoding AEC family transporter, whose product is MDLLPIIESILTLFILIAIGYIAYRTGVITRSGVTGLSSLLVNITLPCLIIESMQVPVTPDRIHEIVIIFTIELVVYGISFIAAFLVPYFLSGSQFETGVFRFMLIFSNLGFMGYPVCQALFGHESLFYVTLINIPFGLLVFTVGVFLLRPDLARNPDLKRILSPGLVSSLLGLLLFFAGFTIPSPLSDSISMLGSVTTPLAMIVIGALLAPLPFCSMFGDFRIWVVSAFRLGIIPLVVLFLLRPFVSDPLLLSVPVLLAAMPIAANTVLLAEEYGVNAEIASKGVFFSTILSLVTIPGVALFLGAG
- a CDS encoding ROK family protein; amino-acid sequence: MGAIVTRRLREGKTYEDFRKRWFHTTGFASENRMFSLINIEDPREIIVIGLTESSMEDLLEKLRIDVKERLENPLDEVIEPEIGRTFGVMVSEDDFSSEGSIEYSDPSIRGKKTDVSEILGNIQDIRSTFAKAALERDEAKK
- a CDS encoding methyltransferase domain-containing protein, yielding MDPTSHLRLSLGFVATVMNMLFGTDRGRKNLLSPGAIEILYTSYFSPVCMGDIAGMLGVTPSSATDLVNYLEREGFVRRVQDPDNRRVIRVVPAKKGELWLLETEEKIYGFLESRLSRLPPQERYLFASLCSQFTGVEDEMTFISEISAFKKDRESVKIPLITYKDGNLLRLEEVVDKRYETDPFPYSSKESSVMFEKRVPETVEGIQDEITAAAYDIMQRGLRDAGLLPVDDLIKETQPGDNGLEIGPGPGYYGLEWVKKTDGTTLTGLEISPAMIRLATNNAISYNLNDRVRYQEGNALMMPFEDNLFSLAFSNGSLHEWEDAGSVFLEIHRMLQPGGRVMVTDLKRDLSPEIFSFMQGSCSSEEIKKGFETSVRAAYRKEELEEILFKIPFSSSQVIAHPYGLVVLARK